One genomic window of Muntiacus reevesi chromosome 4, mMunRee1.1, whole genome shotgun sequence includes the following:
- the GRP gene encoding gastrin-releasing peptide produces MRGLEVPLVLLALALCLVSRGSAAPVTVGRATVLAKMNPRGSHWAVGHLMGKKRADSPPIQEEESLKEQLREFIQWEEATKNLLSLLQAKVAQGHQPPPQEPLSFPQPAWDSEDVSNFRDAGSQHEGRNPQMN; encoded by the exons ATGCGCGGTCTCGAGGTCCCGCTCGTCCTGCTGGCGCTGGCTCTCTGCCTGGTGTCCCGGGGATCGGCCGCCCCGGTGACGGTTGGCCGAGCCACCGTGCTGGCCAAGATGAACCCGCGCGGCAGCCACTGGGCGGTCG GAcacttaatgggaaaaaaaagagcagattCCCCACCAATTCAGGAGGAGGAGAGTCTGAAGGAACAGCTGAGGGAGTTCATCcagtgggaagaagcaacaaagaACTTGCTAAGCCTCCTACAAGCAAAGGTGGCCCAAGGCCACCAGCCACCTCCACAGGAGCCCCTGAGCTTTCCCCAGCCTGCCTGGGATTCAGAGGACGTCAGCAACttcagagacgcag GTTCTCAGCATGAAGGAAGGAACCCCCAGATGAACTGA